One Deltaproteobacteria bacterium genomic region harbors:
- a CDS encoding sigma-70 family RNA polymerase sigma factor, with protein sequence MGSIHWKKPSNTRFFKTMPRYVPYLEETRKGNSQAFNEVVMLFEQWALKRAYARLNDYFLSEEAVQEAFITAYLKLSSLRRLEAFPEWFRAILISSICKIIRKNHLNISFVQLDESKDIAALTATDLDVFEQRESRRLIRRAITSLPPKTMEVCRYFYLHGYSQKEIAHILNVPLGTVKRRLHDARKKLREYLKYGCTKATVQVGYLPISDHLLAMLSQHINEDDKLQIQLQKFLSWASLANAIRNRELDVAFVMASLAMTIRNEGIPIIYVLDAAHGGSALTVRNGIPALGALAGATLGLPVPNSTHSALLHLLLRNETISVGRDIAARYLGPSYNIRALRRHQIDGFFCAEPWNTKAVYEGVGRILIRSDQIDAGHICCIVVANEDFAAKHGDILQSYVMRLLAASDLVRKDPEKCSKIQAAYTGINPQIAEDVIRNRYVTFFDLEPNRERVSRTMNMARNAGTLEQCCNLDSFISTEFV encoded by the coding sequence GTGGGAAGTATTCATTGGAAAAAACCTAGTAATACAAGATTTTTCAAAACAATGCCTAGATATGTGCCATATCTGGAAGAGACCAGAAAAGGTAACTCTCAAGCATTTAATGAAGTTGTCATGCTGTTTGAGCAATGGGCGTTGAAGAGAGCTTATGCAAGACTAAACGACTATTTTCTTTCAGAAGAAGCAGTGCAGGAGGCATTTATTACCGCCTATTTGAAACTATCATCCTTGCGCAGACTGGAAGCATTTCCCGAATGGTTCCGGGCCATACTTATCTCTTCAATTTGTAAGATCATTAGAAAAAACCACCTCAATATTTCTTTTGTGCAACTGGATGAGTCAAAGGATATTGCTGCCTTAACGGCAACCGATCTGGACGTTTTTGAACAGCGTGAATCGAGAAGATTGATCAGGAGGGCGATAACAAGTCTACCGCCAAAGACAATGGAGGTATGCAGATATTTCTATCTGCACGGCTATTCTCAAAAAGAGATTGCCCATATCCTGAATGTGCCGTTGGGTACGGTTAAACGCCGACTCCATGACGCTCGCAAGAAGCTCAGAGAGTATCTCAAGTATGGATGCACAAAGGCAACTGTTCAGGTGGGTTACCTGCCTATATCCGATCATTTACTGGCAATGCTTTCACAGCATATTAATGAGGATGATAAGCTGCAAATACAACTCCAGAAATTTCTGTCATGGGCATCTCTGGCAAATGCCATTAGAAACCGCGAGTTGGACGTAGCTTTTGTGATGGCCTCACTTGCCATGACCATAAGAAATGAAGGGATTCCCATAATTTATGTTCTTGACGCCGCACATGGCGGCAGCGCTCTCACCGTGCGCAATGGCATCCCCGCTCTCGGGGCCTTGGCTGGTGCTACTCTTGGGCTTCCCGTGCCCAATTCGACCCACTCAGCCCTCCTTCACCTTTTGTTGCGCAACGAGACTATATCAGTCGGCCGGGATATCGCAGCCAGATACTTAGGTCCTTCTTACAACATAAGGGCGCTGCGACGGCATCAAATAGATGGGTTTTTCTGTGCAGAACCATGGAACACGAAGGCCGTGTATGAAGGCGTCGGCCGAATTCTGATACGTTCGGACCAGATCGACGCCGGGCATATTTGCTGTATTGTTGTTGCCAATGAAGATTTTGCCGCCAAACATGGGGATATTCTACAAAGCTATGTCATGAGGTTACTGGCGGCAAGTGATCTTGTCAGAAAGGATCCAGAAAAATGTTCTAAAATCCAGGCAGCTTATACTGGCATCAATCCTCAAATCGCTGAAGATGTGATCCGCAACCGCTATGTCACTTTTTTTGATTTAGAGCCTAATAGGGAGAGAGTTTCAAGAACCATGAACATGGCCAGGAATGCTGGAACTCTCGAACAATGTTGTAATCTTGACAGTTTCATTTCCACGGAATTTGTTTAG